The genomic stretch CGTTTTTTGTTGCATCAGGAAATGGTGGAAAGGTCTGCCAAGATGCGGATCATCAGACAATCAACGACCCAGCCTACGTTATCGTAAGTAGCATATCGTGGTCCAATTATTGAATTGTTGGGAAGGGCATCATGCCCTTCTCTTTTTAATAGAACTTAAGAAAGGTTTATGCATCATCAATCCTATGGCGATTACTGCAATGTGTAGATGAATTAAAAAATGAGCGGGACTCACATTATTACATTATCTGGAATTAGCAAAAGCTTTGGAGATGTAAACGCTCTTGAAGAAATCAGCTTGGATATTAATGAAGGTATTTCCGGCATCATAGGGCCAAATGGAGCAGGGAAAACAACACTCTTGAAGATTATGCTTGGATTGGTGAAACCTGATGCGGGAAATGGTCAGATATTGGGGTATGATATGCGGCAGGAAAACCTCAAGATACGATGGCGTATAGGAGTTCTTCATGAGCGCCCATCGTATCCAATGCGAATGAGGGTCGAGACCTATTTAAAAAGAGTTGAACGATTGTACAAGAAAGAAGGAAACACACGGAGAGTTCTTGAAATGGTCAACCTTTTTGAAGATCGAGAGCGGAAAATCGGAGCACTATCTGCTGGAATGCTGCAACGATTAGGCATTGCTCAATCATTAGTTGGAGATCCCGAACTTGTATTTCTAGATGAGCCAACTTCCAATCTCGATATAGATGGCCGTGATTCTGTTGCCCGAATGATAATAGATATTCATAATCAAATGGGCATATCATTTGTCGTTTCTTCTCACATTCTTTCTGAGCTTGAGCGGGTTTGTCATGACATTGCCATTCTTCGAGAGGGAAAACTAATCGCTGATGGTCGACTCCAAGAACTAGTGCGGAAATATACTGCGAAGCGATACAAGATTGTGGTTTCTGATCCTCAGAAGCTAGTTGATAGTGTCAAGCCATTGAAGGGTATTCGTAATGCCGAAATTACAGGAGCAAACACGATAACAATGAGAATTGATTCAAGGGATGTTTCCACCATTGAGCATAAAGTGAGAACAGCTGCATCCGACCTAAACATTGACATATACGAAATTCAACAGGCAGGAACACTTGAGGATGCTTTCAGGGAGGTGGTGCTGAATGAATGAAGATGAACACAACGTGCAATCTATTGCGGCTCTTGATTGGGAGATATCCTTTTCATTTCCAACATTAGAAGGTTTTGTGGCGGTGTTTATACTCCTCTCTGTCGGAATCTGCATGACCGGTCAGATGTTTGACCCTTCTATCTCAATTAGACCTGGACCTGGTTTCAACAGTACAGAGCGTTTAGAGTACTACACTGGACTTGCTGAAAATGAAGCGTCGAGCGCTTTGATAGCGATCTTTACGATTTCAGGGTACATACTTGGCT from Candidatus Lokiarchaeota archaeon encodes the following:
- a CDS encoding ATP-binding cassette domain-containing protein; this encodes MSGTHIITLSGISKSFGDVNALEEISLDINEGISGIIGPNGAGKTTLLKIMLGLVKPDAGNGQILGYDMRQENLKIRWRIGVLHERPSYPMRMRVETYLKRVERLYKKEGNTRRVLEMVNLFEDRERKIGALSAGMLQRLGIAQSLVGDPELVFLDEPTSNLDIDGRDSVARMIIDIHNQMGISFVVSSHILSELERVCHDIAILREGKLIADGRLQELVRKYTAKRYKIVVSDPQKLVDSVKPLKGIRNAEITGANTITMRIDSRDVSTIEHKVRTAASDLNIDIYEIQQAGTLEDAFREVVLNE